In Crinalium epipsammum PCC 9333, the following are encoded in one genomic region:
- a CDS encoding UbiD family decarboxylase encodes MARDLRGFLKLLEEKGQLQRINALVDPDMEIAEISNRMLQRGGPALLFENVKGADYPVAVNVMGTVERICWAMNMQQPQELEELGKKLSMLQQPKPPKKISQAVEFGKLLFDVLKAKPGRDFFPACQQVVVSDALDLTKIPMIRPYSGDAGKIITLGLVITKDCETGTPNVGVYRLQLQSHNTMTVHWLSVRGGARHLRKAAENGKKLEVAIALGIDPLIIMAAATPIPVDLSEWLFAGLYGGSGVQLAKCKTVDLEVPADSEFVLEGTITPGEVLPDGPFGDHMGYYGGVEDSPLVRFHCMTHRKDPIYLTTFSGRPPKEEAMMAIALNRIYTPILRQQVSEIVDFFLPMEALSYKAAIISIDKAYPGQARRAALAFWSALPQFTYTKFVIVVDKDINIRDPRQVVWAISSKVDPVRDVFILPNTPFDTLDFASEKIGLGGRMGIDATTKISPETEHEWGEPLESDPDVAAMVDRRWVEYGLDDLKLGEVDPNLFGYDM; translated from the coding sequence ATGGCTAGAGATTTACGGGGATTCCTCAAACTGCTGGAAGAAAAGGGACAATTGCAGCGAATTAACGCTTTAGTTGATCCAGATATGGAAATTGCGGAAATTTCTAACCGAATGTTACAACGCGGTGGTCCTGCACTACTATTTGAAAATGTCAAAGGTGCAGATTATCCCGTAGCTGTGAATGTAATGGGGACAGTGGAACGGATATGCTGGGCGATGAATATGCAGCAACCACAGGAGTTGGAGGAGTTAGGTAAGAAGTTATCCATGCTGCAACAACCAAAACCACCGAAGAAGATTTCACAAGCGGTGGAGTTTGGAAAGCTGTTATTTGATGTATTGAAGGCAAAACCAGGGCGCGATTTCTTCCCAGCTTGTCAGCAAGTTGTTGTTAGTGATGCCCTAGATTTAACTAAAATTCCGATGATTCGCCCCTATTCGGGTGATGCTGGCAAGATTATTACATTAGGGCTGGTAATTACTAAGGATTGTGAGACGGGTACGCCGAATGTAGGGGTGTATCGGTTGCAGTTGCAGTCACATAATACGATGACGGTGCATTGGTTATCTGTGCGGGGTGGTGCAAGGCATTTACGGAAGGCGGCGGAGAATGGGAAGAAATTAGAAGTGGCGATCGCACTTGGTATCGATCCTTTAATTATAATGGCAGCAGCCACACCCATCCCTGTAGATTTATCTGAATGGTTGTTTGCAGGATTATATGGTGGTTCTGGGGTACAGTTGGCGAAGTGTAAAACTGTAGATTTAGAAGTACCCGCAGACTCGGAATTTGTCTTAGAAGGTACGATTACACCTGGGGAAGTTTTACCAGATGGACCATTTGGAGATCACATGGGATATTACGGTGGTGTGGAAGATTCGCCTCTGGTGCGCTTCCACTGCATGACTCACCGGAAAGATCCGATTTATCTTACCACATTTAGCGGTCGTCCACCGAAAGAAGAAGCGATGATGGCGATCGCACTTAACCGGATTTACACCCCAATTTTACGGCAACAAGTATCAGAAATTGTAGACTTTTTCTTACCAATGGAAGCGCTTAGTTATAAAGCAGCAATTATATCCATTGATAAAGCATATCCAGGGCAAGCAAGACGGGCGGCATTAGCTTTTTGGAGTGCGTTACCACAGTTTACTTACACTAAATTTGTGATTGTGGTAGATAAGGATATTAATATCCGAGATCCGCGTCAAGTAGTATGGGCAATTAGTTCTAAAGTTGACCCAGTTCGAGATGTATTTATTCTGCCAAATACGCCTTTTGATACATTAGATTTTGCTAGTGAAAAAATTGGTTTAGGTGGCAGAATGGGGATTGATGCAACTACGAAAATTTCGCCGGAAACTGAACATGAATGGGGCGAACCTTTGGAATCTGATCCTGATGTTGCAGCGATGGTTGATAGGCGTTGGGTTGAGTATGGTTTGGATGATTTAAAGTTAGGAGAAGTTGACCCAAATTTGTTTGGGTATGATATGTAA
- a CDS encoding SH3 domain-containing protein — MTERGLIALRSASNNSQKLGAIPANTSIKMLGFNGEWAQVKYQGLHSWLPREYQCGAALTTCP; from the coding sequence TTGACGGAGAGGGGGCTAATTGCTCTCCGTAGTGCTAGTAATAACAGTCAAAAATTAGGGGCAATTCCAGCTAATACCAGCATCAAAATGTTGGGTTTTAATGGAGAATGGGCGCAAGTTAAATATCAAGGTTTACATAGTTGGCTACCAAGAGAATATCAATGTGGTGCTGCCCTTACTACCTGCCCATAA
- a CDS encoding tryptophan 2,3-dioxygenase family protein produces MLNLNKNIETALNELEKRYGNRLVENLESNVYRRELTYDDYLKIETLLSLQQPLTDYHDELIFLVYHQQTELWFKLVIHELERAIKALKASTSDIISSIDAVTRINRYFAIITNSFSVLMEGLSTEEFLIFRKAFGSASGFQSLQFRIIEILAGLQRDVREKPIQENAKYIETEQPQHQDKSEAKFYWECAARNLATNEPTLTLLRFKEQHLPYLNFLYSQRESLSLRLIFYQIVSQRMKQEIEIVKLLETLFDEKIEKDLIVLAEELLKMDEAIIHWKQAHLKTVAKHLSQVRRGTGETNWGEYLTKSIAEHRCFPELQLAKQNVEAKKCF; encoded by the coding sequence ATGTTAAATCTTAATAAAAATATAGAAACTGCGCTCAACGAACTTGAGAAACGCTATGGTAATCGTTTAGTAGAGAACTTGGAAAGCAATGTTTATAGACGTGAACTCACTTATGACGATTATTTGAAAATAGAAACACTGCTTTCACTACAACAACCGCTAACTGATTACCATGATGAATTGATTTTTTTGGTTTACCATCAACAAACAGAACTCTGGTTTAAGCTAGTTATCCATGAGTTGGAACGTGCAATTAAAGCATTAAAAGCAAGTACGTCTGATATTATCAGTAGTATTGATGCTGTCACTAGAATTAATAGATACTTTGCAATTATAACTAATAGTTTTAGTGTTTTAATGGAAGGTCTTTCCACAGAAGAATTTTTAATATTTCGCAAAGCTTTTGGTTCAGCAAGCGGTTTCCAATCCCTGCAATTTCGGATTATAGAAATTCTTGCTGGTTTGCAACGCGATGTTAGAGAAAAACCCATCCAAGAAAATGCTAAATATATAGAAACCGAGCAACCTCAGCATCAGGATAAGAGCGAAGCTAAATTCTATTGGGAATGCGCTGCTAGAAATTTAGCAACTAATGAACCTACGTTAACCCTATTAAGGTTTAAAGAACAGCATTTACCTTATTTAAATTTTCTTTACTCTCAAAGAGAGTCGCTATCTTTACGGTTAATTTTTTACCAAATTGTTAGCCAAAGGATGAAACAAGAAATAGAGATAGTGAAATTATTAGAAACCTTGTTTGATGAAAAAATTGAAAAAGATTTAATTGTACTTGCTGAAGAACTCCTGAAAATGGACGAGGCAATTATCCATTGGAAACAAGCACACTTAAAAACGGTTGCTAAACATTTATCGCAAGTACGGCGCGGAACGGGCGAAACAAATTGGGGGGAATATTTAACAAAATCTATTGCTGAACATCGCTGCTTTCCAGAATTACAATTAGCTAAACAAAATGTAGAAGCTAAAAAATGTTTTTAG